Proteins encoded within one genomic window of Acinetobacter sp. WCHA55:
- a CDS encoding TonB-dependent receptor, with translation MSRFMLPMQLTCLTLAVCTQLYAQDDVTTTLDSQTSRVEAKQKEATQLAPIVVTATRSAKSIADIAGTVYSIDQAEIEKQANAGKSIADILGMLVPSLTPSSGTTSNYGMTMRGRVVQYMIDGVPQTGYRDGSRQLNSIQPSMIERIEVVSGATSIYGSGATGGIINIITKRGGQDPISFESKVGVTAGNNIKSDAMAYEASQNILFNQGALQGAFGASYTTRGEIQDSHGNRIGPEVAQTDRQDTDTLDINGRLTWNISDSQSLSFGAQYFNDEQDSEYGPDYGPSLAYLRRDPTYTASLAAVKGMQLETQPQTERYAFNTQYENQNVLGHTLNAEAYYRNEQARWFPSAQAMGGGLYLVYQSETDIDVYGARVALQKQFDLNGRKLGLSYGIDYENEQDEQNIQMYDSAAFVASNGLNYKPFNYYAFGPDVETEKLGTFIQTDFDVTDRLGLKAGVRYERVESQVDESTPYLEAITADLQPGYQAKTLNGGKVKHDATLFNVGAVYHLSDAQQIFANFSQGSNLPDIQRMLRDVPASFTVNSQTIDPIKVNNYELGWRVQATNGLNAGMTTFYNDSDKSLKFGRPNYTIEVLDTDERVYGVEGNASYRLQPNWTVGGTMAYTRGQFKNTAGKWQELDAIRVAPLKGTAFSEWQFSNDMSLRVQALAIGGTDKAKKDAIKYGSTVPAEIKGFATMDVIANAKAGPGTVGFGVYNVWNTDYKSVYSQSVESVYGAISSLAAQGRTYGLSYTLKY, from the coding sequence ATGAGCCGTTTTATGTTACCTATGCAGTTGACTTGTTTAACACTTGCTGTATGTACACAGTTGTATGCACAAGATGATGTCACTACAACATTAGATAGCCAAACAAGCCGTGTTGAAGCTAAACAAAAAGAAGCTACACAACTGGCACCGATTGTGGTGACAGCAACTCGTTCTGCAAAGAGCATTGCGGATATTGCGGGGACAGTTTATAGCATTGATCAAGCTGAAATTGAAAAACAGGCCAATGCAGGAAAGAGTATTGCAGATATCTTGGGAATGTTAGTTCCATCTCTGACACCGAGTAGTGGAACGACCTCAAACTATGGTATGACCATGCGTGGTCGTGTGGTGCAATACATGATTGATGGTGTTCCGCAAACAGGTTATCGCGATGGGTCACGTCAGTTAAATAGCATTCAACCGTCTATGATTGAGCGTATTGAAGTGGTTTCAGGGGCGACCAGTATTTATGGCTCGGGAGCAACGGGCGGGATTATTAATATTATTACCAAACGTGGTGGTCAAGACCCAATTAGCTTTGAAAGCAAAGTTGGGGTGACAGCGGGTAATAACATTAAATCAGATGCTATGGCTTATGAAGCATCACAAAATATTTTGTTTAACCAAGGTGCGCTACAAGGGGCTTTCGGTGCCAGTTATACCACTCGTGGTGAAATTCAGGATAGCCATGGTAACCGTATTGGGCCTGAAGTTGCGCAAACAGACCGTCAAGATACGGATACATTGGATATTAATGGTCGTTTGACTTGGAATATTTCAGATAGTCAAAGTTTGAGTTTTGGTGCTCAATATTTTAATGACGAACAAGACAGCGAATATGGTCCTGACTATGGTCCGAGTTTAGCCTATTTAAGACGTGACCCAACCTATACTGCCAGTCTTGCTGCGGTCAAAGGCATGCAGTTAGAGACCCAACCGCAAACCGAACGCTACGCATTTAATACGCAATATGAAAATCAAAATGTATTGGGGCATACCTTAAATGCTGAAGCGTACTATCGGAATGAGCAAGCACGCTGGTTTCCTTCTGCTCAGGCTATGGGAGGTGGTTTATATCTTGTTTATCAGTCGGAAACAGATATTGATGTTTACGGTGCGCGAGTTGCCTTGCAGAAACAATTTGATTTAAATGGTCGGAAGTTGGGACTCAGCTATGGTATTGACTATGAAAATGAACAAGATGAACAAAATATTCAAATGTACGATAGTGCTGCATTTGTGGCTAGTAACGGTCTAAATTATAAGCCTTTTAATTATTATGCTTTTGGCCCAGATGTCGAAACAGAAAAGTTGGGTACCTTCATTCAAACAGACTTTGATGTGACAGATCGCTTAGGTTTAAAAGCAGGGGTGCGTTATGAACGTGTAGAAAGCCAAGTGGATGAATCAACGCCTTATTTAGAGGCAATTACCGCTGACTTGCAACCAGGCTACCAAGCCAAGACTTTAAATGGCGGTAAAGTAAAGCATGACGCGACATTGTTTAATGTGGGTGCAGTTTATCACTTAAGCGATGCTCAACAAATTTTTGCAAACTTTTCCCAAGGCTCAAATTTACCTGATATTCAACGTATGCTTCGTGATGTACCTGCAAGTTTTACAGTCAACAGCCAAACCATTGACCCAATTAAAGTGAATAACTACGAGTTGGGTTGGCGTGTGCAAGCTACAAATGGTCTAAATGCGGGCATGACCACTTTTTATAATGACTCAGATAAAAGTTTAAAGTTTGGTCGTCCAAACTATACCATTGAAGTTTTAGATACAGATGAGCGCGTTTATGGTGTAGAAGGAAATGCGTCATATCGACTACAGCCAAATTGGACAGTGGGTGGAACCATGGCGTATACCCGTGGACAGTTCAAAAATACTGCTGGGAAATGGCAAGAACTAGACGCAATTCGTGTTGCGCCACTGAAAGGCACAGCATTTTCTGAGTGGCAGTTTAGCAATGACATGAGTCTACGTGTTCAAGCCTTAGCTATTGGTGGTACGGATAAAGCTAAAAAAGATGCTATAAAATATGGCTCAACGGTTCCTGCGGAAATCAAAGGCTTTGCAACGATGGATGTTATTGCCAATGCAAAAGCAGGTCCTGGTACGGTCGGCTTTGGTGTGTATAACGTGTGGAATACAGACTACAAATCAGTCTATAGTCAATCGGTTGAGTCGGTTTATGGGGCTATTTCAAGCTTAGCAGCTCAAGGTCGAACCTATGGTTTGAGCTACACATTAAAATACTAA
- a CDS encoding MFS transporter: MNSNNNIFIAGSLANGACFSMILPLLAPFIRQLGLTELQGGALVSAGALVMAVSAIYIAKQTQKFSIYQLLSVGFTGMALTWGLFAGVLSYGLSYSMSFIVLFSLLILTRASTGFFMAMPQIALQSYVMTTFQSEQERSQNMAKFGALNSIGVVIGPLATTLLLTWSMLTPLWGAVAILTGMAVWIVLGFQAKQAPQVQEQADTTVKLDTLPTEKLQWSKLGIWLLLGFSLYVAIVTLNLTAGFYIQDRFHFDTYQSAMYFSQCSLIVGIALVLMQLAISKWFKWSIKQLLWVGLVTMVFGLMLSLSASQIWIFQAAYVFYGIAVACLIPAFTTGAAQTAPTTLQTKIASLCTATQALSFVFAPLLSTGLYQWKQHLPYYFLLALMTGLMLYFSFKHIQANKDLSSVA, translated from the coding sequence ATGAATAGCAATAACAATATTTTTATTGCAGGTAGTCTTGCTAATGGCGCCTGTTTCTCAATGATTTTACCTTTGCTTGCGCCCTTTATTCGGCAACTAGGGCTGACTGAGCTGCAAGGTGGTGCATTGGTGTCGGCTGGGGCATTAGTCATGGCAGTTTCTGCTATTTATATCGCTAAGCAAACCCAAAAATTCAGCATTTATCAACTATTAAGTGTTGGTTTCACTGGTATGGCGTTGACATGGGGCTTATTTGCAGGTGTTCTCAGTTACGGGCTGAGTTATTCCATGTCGTTTATTGTTTTGTTTAGCTTACTCATATTGACTCGTGCCAGTACGGGCTTTTTTATGGCAATGCCACAAATTGCACTGCAAAGTTATGTCATGACGACGTTTCAAAGTGAGCAGGAACGTAGCCAGAACATGGCCAAGTTTGGCGCACTAAACAGTATAGGTGTTGTCATTGGGCCTTTGGCGACGACATTATTACTGACATGGAGTATGTTGACACCACTTTGGGGTGCCGTAGCTATTTTAACGGGTATGGCGGTTTGGATTGTACTTGGTTTTCAAGCAAAGCAAGCGCCACAGGTACAGGAACAAGCGGATACTACGGTGAAATTAGACACTCTGCCGACAGAAAAATTGCAATGGTCAAAATTAGGGATTTGGTTGTTGCTGGGTTTTAGCTTATATGTTGCGATTGTCACCCTGAATTTAACCGCTGGTTTTTATATCCAAGATCGCTTCCATTTCGATACCTATCAAAGTGCAATGTATTTTTCTCAGTGTTCATTGATTGTGGGGATAGCACTCGTTTTGATGCAATTGGCGATTTCAAAATGGTTTAAATGGTCAATCAAACAATTACTTTGGGTAGGTCTTGTGACGATGGTTTTTGGTTTAATGCTTTCACTGAGTGCTAGTCAGATCTGGATTTTCCAAGCGGCTTATGTTTTTTATGGCATTGCCGTGGCTTGTTTAATCCCAGCTTTCACCACAGGTGCAGCTCAAACTGCACCAACCACGCTACAAACTAAAATAGCCAGTTTATGTACAGCTACGCAAGCACTGAGTTTTGTTTTTGCACCGTTATTAAGTACAGGCTTATATCAGTGGAAGCAGCATTTACCCTATTATTTTCTATTGGCGTTGATGACGGGGCTAATGCTGTACTTTAGCTTTAAACACATACAAGCAAACAAGGATCTCAGTAGCGTGGCATGA